Proteins encoded within one genomic window of Macaca thibetana thibetana isolate TM-01 chromosome 3, ASM2454274v1, whole genome shotgun sequence:
- the LOC126951712 gene encoding keratin-associated protein 7-1: MTRYFCCGSYFPGYPSYGTNFHRTFRATPLNCVVPLGSPLNYGCGCDGYSSLGYSFGGSNINNLGRCYGGSFYRPWGSGSGFGYSTY, translated from the coding sequence ATGACTCGTTACTTCTGCTGTGGAAGCTACTTCCCAGGGTACCCTAGCTATGGGACCAACTTCCACAGGACCTTCAGAGCCACCCCCTTGAACTGTGTTGTGCCTCTGGGCTCTCCCCTGAACTATGGCTGTGGATGCGATGGCTACAGCTCCCTGGGCTACAGCTTTGGTGGTAGCAACATCAACAACCTGGGCAGATGCTATGGTGGTAGCTTCTATAGGCCATGGGGCTCTGGCTCTGGCTTTGGCTACAGCACCTACTGA